One window from the genome of Cricetulus griseus strain 17A/GY chromosome 2, alternate assembly CriGri-PICRH-1.0, whole genome shotgun sequence encodes:
- the Smpd2 gene encoding sphingomyelin phosphodiesterase 2 yields MKPNFSLRLRVFNLNCWDIPYLSKHRADRLKRLGDFLNLESFDLALLQEVWSEQDFQYLRQKLSLTYPDAHYFRSGIIGSGLCVFSRHPIQEIIQHVYTLNGYPYMVYHGDWFCGKAVGLLVLHLNGLVLNAYVTHLHAEYSRQKDIYRAHRVVQAWELAQFIHHTSKSADVVLLCGDLNMHPKDLGCCLLKEWTGLRDAYVETQDFKGSEDGCTMVPKNCYVSQQDLGPFPLGIRIDYVLYKAVSGFYIYCKTLKTTTGCDPHNGTPLSDHEALMATLYVKHSPPQEDPCPAPGPAERSALTSVLREAWTELGLGIAQARWWASFTGYVIVLGLFLLVSLCVLAAEEGAREVAILLWTPNVGLVLGAGAVYIFHMQEAKGLCRAQTELQHVLRREKATQGLDSEPHPAPLLTAGGGQS; encoded by the exons ATGAAGCCCAACTTCTCTCTCCGGCTGAGGGTTTTCAACCTCAACTGCTG GGACATTCCCTACCTGAGCAAGCATAGGGCCGACCGCTTGAAGCGCTTGGGAGACTTTCTTAATTTGGAAAGCTTCGACCTGGCTTTACTGCAGGAG GTGTGGAGTGAGCAGGACTTCCAGTACCTAAGGCAAAAACTATCGCTCACCTACCCAGATGCACACTACTtcagaag CGGAATCATCGGCAGCGGCCTCTGTGTGTTCTCCAGACATCCAATCCAGGAAATTATCCAGCATGTCTACACTCTCAATGGCTACCCCTACATG GTCTATCATGGAGACTGGTTCTGTGGGAAGGCTGTGGGGCTGCTGGTGCTCCATCTGAATGGACTGGTGCTCAATGCCTACGTGACCCAT CTACATGCTGAGTACAGTCGACAGAAGGACATCTACCGAGCACACCGTGTGGTCCAAGCTTGGGAACTGGCCCAGTTCATCCA CCACACGTCCAAGAGTGCAGATGTGGTTCTGTTGTGTGGGGACCTCAACATGCATCCCAAAGACCTGGGCTGCTGCCTGCTGAAAGAGTGGACGGGGCTCCGGGATGCCTATGTGGAGACTCAGGACTTTAAG GGCTCTGAAGATGGCTGTACCATGGTACCCAAGAACTGCTATGTCAGCCAGCAGGACCTGGGTCCATTTCCACTTGGCATCCGCATTGACTATGTGCTTTACAAG GCAGTTTCTGGGTTCTACATCTACTGTAAGACTCTGAAAACCACTACAGGTTGTGACCCCCACAATGGCACCCCCCTCTCTGATCATGAGGCCCTCATGGCCACTTTGTATGTGAAGCACAGCCCCCCTCAGGAAGACCCCTGTCCTGCCCCTG GACCAGCTGAACGGTCAGCCCTGACCAGTGTGCTAAGGGAGGCGTGGACAGAGCTGGGGCTAGGCATAGCTCAAGCTCGCTGGTGGGCTTCGTTCACTGGCTATGTGATTGTCTTAGGGCTGTTCCTCCTGGTGTCACTATGTGTCCTGGCTGCAGAAGAAGGGGCCAGGGAAGTGGCCATACTGCTCTGGACACCCAATGTGGGGCTGGTGCTGGGGGCAGGTGCAGTTTACATCTTCCACATGCAGGAGGCCAAAGGCCTGTGTCGGGCCCAGACTGAACTCCAGCATGTTCTGAGAAGGGAAAAGGCAACCCAGGGCCTAGACTCAGAGCCTCACCCAGCCCCGCTGCTGACAGCAGGAGGTGGGCAGAGCTGA
- the Mical1 gene encoding F-actin-monooxygenase MICAL1 isoform X1, producing MASTASTNPAHAHFESFVQAQLCRDVLSSFQGLCEALGLEPGGGLPQYHKIKAQLNYWSAKSLWAKLDKRASQPVYQQGQACANTKCLVVGAGPCGLRTAVELALLGARVVLVEKRTKFSRHNVLHLWPFTIHDLRALGAKKFYGRFCTGTLDHISIRQLQLLLLKVALLLGVEIHWGIAFTGLQPPPRKGSGWHAQFQPSPPAQLANYEFDVLISAAGGKFVPEGFTIREMRGKLAIGITVNFVNGRTVEETQVPEISGVARIYNQKFFQSLLKATGIDLENIVYYKDDTHYFVMTAKKQCLLRLGVLLQDLPETDQLLGSANVVPEALQRFARAAADFATHGKLGNLEFARDARGRPDVAAFDFTSMMRAESSARVQEKHGARLLLGLVGDCLVEPFWPLGTGVARGFLAAFDAAWMVKQWAKGAGPLEVLAERESLYQLLSQTSPENMHRNVAQYGLDPATRYPNLNLRAVTPNQVQDLYDVVDKEHVQRKGDKTDSGKAATGSAGTEELLRWCQKQTAGFPGVHVTDFSSSWADGRALCALVHRLQPGLLEPSELQGMGALEATAWALKVAEQELGVTPVLSAQAVVVGSDPLGLIAYLSHFHSAFKNMPHSSAGPVSQAPSGTPNAILFLGKLQRTLQRTRAKVEAETPRTEEPPVSEPSVPPSLPSEHQEAGAEDLCELCGKHLYILERFCVDGHFFHRGCFRCHTCEVTLWPGGYRQHPGDGHFYCLQHLPQEGQKEADSDGSPENQELPTPDDHSMQPGPSPPVSPVERVSPVPSPSQPTRRLIRLSSLERLRLSSLAIIPDPGTEPPPKPPRSCSALARQALEGSFVGWGVPVQAPQVPEATEVEESPFSSEEEEEEEEEMPLEPDLEQTLLTIAKNSGTMTKYPTWYRTLMRRAKEEEMKRFCKAQAIQRRLHEIEAAMRDLETEGTKLELALRRQSSSPEQQKKLWLEQLLQLIQKKNSLVSEEAELMITVQELDLEEKQWQLDQELRGYMNREETLKTEADRQSEDRVLRKLLDVVNQRDALIRFQEERRLSEMASETGAQG from the exons ATGGCTTCAACAGCCTCCACCAACCCAGCACATGCCCACTTCGAGAGCTTTGTGCAGGCACAGCTGTGCCGGGATGTGTTGAGCAGCTTTCAGGGGCTCTGTGAAGCCCTGGGACTGGAGCCCGGAGGAGGATTACCTCAGTACCACAAGATCAAGGCCCAACTCAACTACTGGAGTGCCAAGTCACTGTGGGCCAAGTTGGACAAGAGAGCAAGCCAGCCTGTGTACCAGCAAGGCCAGGCCTGTGCCAACACCAAG TGCCTGGTGGTAGGTGCTGGGCCTTGTGGGCTTCGAACTGCTGTGGAGCTGGCACTGTTAGGTGCCCGAGTGGTGCTTGTGGAAAAGCGTACCAAGTTCTCTCGGCACAATGTGCTGCACCTCTGGCCCTTCACCATCCATGACCTTCGGGCGCTTGGGGCCAAGAAGTTCTATGGGCGCTTCTGTACCGGTACCCTGGACCACATTA GCATCCGACAGCTTCAGCTACTTCTACTGAAGGTGGCGTTATTGTTGGGGGTGGAAATTCACTGGGGCATTGCTTTCACTGGCCTCCAGCCCCCTCCCAGGAAGG GGAGTGGCTGGCATGCCCAGTTCCAGCCCAGTCCCCCAGCCCAACTGGCCAACTATGAATTTGATGTCCTCATCTCAGCTGCAGGGGGTAAATTTGTCCCTGAAG GCTTCACCATCCGAGAGATGCGTGGCAAACTGGCTATTGGCATTACAGTCAACTTTGTGAATGGGCGTACAGTGGAGGAGACACAGGTGCCAGAAATCAGTGGTGTAGCCCGGATCTACAACCAAAAATTCTTCCAGAGCCTTCTCAAAGCCACAG GGATTGATCTGGAGAACATTGTGTACTACAAGGATGATACTCACTATTTTGTGATGACAGCCAAGAAGCAATGCCTGCTGAGGCTGGGGGTGCTGCTCCAG GACTTGCCAGAGACTGATCAGCTGCTGGGCAGTGCCAATGTGGTACCTGAGGCTCTGCAGCGCTTTGCCAGGGCAGCTGCTGATTTTGCCACACATGGCAAGCTTGGGAACCTGGAGTTTGCTCGGGATGCCCGTGGGCGGCCAGATGTGGCTGCCTTTGACTTCACAAGCATGATGCGGGCAGAGAGTTCTGCGCGTGTGCAAGAAAAGCATGGTGCCCGCCTACTGCTGGGGCTGGTGGGAGACTGTCTGGTGGAG cccttctggcctctgggcactGGAGTGGCCCGGGGCTTTTTGGCAGCCTTCGATGCAGCCTGGATGGTGAAGCAGTGGGCAAAGGGTGCTGGGCCTCTAGAGGTGCTAGCTGAACG TGAGAGCTTGTACCAGCTTCTGTCACAAACGTCCCCAGAGAATATGCATCGAAATGTAGCCCAGTATGGGTTGGACCCTGCCACCCGATACCCCAACCTGAACCTCCGGGCTGTAACCCCCAATCAG GTACAAGACCTGTATGACGTGGTGGACAAGGAGCATGTGCAGAGGAAGGGTGACAAGACCGACTCAGGGAAGGCAGCCACAG GGTCAGCAGGCACTGAGGAGCTCCTGCGCTGGTGCCAGAAGCAGACAGCTGGGTTTCCTGGAGTCCATGTCACGGACTTTTCTTCCTCCTGGGCTGATGGACGAGCTCTGTGTGCCCTGGTGCACCGCCTACAGCCTGGCCTGCT GGAACCCTCAGAGCTGCAGGGCATGGGAGCTCTAGAAGCCACCGCCTGGGCACTGAAGGTAGCAGAACAAGAGCTGGGCGTCACCCCAGTGCTATCCGCACAGGCAGTAGTGGTAGGCAGTGACCCACTGGGCCTCATTGCCTACCTCAGCCACTTCCACAGTGCCTTCAAGAACATGCCCCACAGCTCAG CAGGCCCTGTCAGCCAGGCTCCTTCTGGGACCCCCAATGCTATACTTTTCCTTGGTAAACTGCAGAGGACCCTACAACGGACCCGGGCCAAG GTAGAGGCTGAGACTCCACGTACTGAGGAGCCCCCTGTCTCTGAGCCCAGTGTACCCCCATCACTGCCATCTGAACACCAGGAG GCTGGGGCAGAGGATTTGTGTGAACTTTGTGGGAAACACCTCTACATCCTGGAACGCTTCTGTGTGGATGGCCATTTCTTCCACCGGGGCTGCTTCCGCTGCCATACCTGTGAGGTCACATTGTGGCCAGGTGGCTATAGGCAACATCCAGGAGATG gACATTTCTACTGTCTCCAGCACCTGCCCCAGGAGGGCCAAAAGGAGGCTGACAGCGATGGAAGTCCAGAGAACCAG GAGCTCCCTACACCAGATGACCACAGCATGCAGCCAGGCCCCTCACCTCCTGTATCTCCTGTGGAGAGGGTCAGCCCTGTCCCAAGCCCCAGCCAGCCTACCCGTCGGCTGATCCGCCTCTCCAGTTTAGAACGCCTGCGGCTGTCCTCCTTGGCCATTATCCCTGACCCAGGAACAGAGCCTCCACCCAAGCCCCCACGAAGCTGCTCTGCCTTGGCCCGCCAGGCTCTGGAGGGCAGTTTTGTGGGTTGGGGTGTGCCAGTCCAAGCGCCACAAG TTCCTGAGGCCACAGAGGTGGAAGAAAGTCCCTTTTccagtgaggaagaggaggaggaagaggaagaaatgccTTTGGAGCCAGACTTAGAGCAG ACTCTACTGACCATTGCTAAGAACTCAGGCACCATGACTAAGTACCCGACATGGTATCGAACCCTCATGCGCCGAGCCAAAGAGGAGGAGATGAAGAGGTTTTGCAAGGCCCAG GCCATCCAGCGAAGACTACATGAGATTGAGGCTGCTATGCGGGACCTGGAGACGGAAGGCACAAAGCTGGAGCTGGCCTTGAGGAGACAGAGCA GCTCTCcagaacagcaaaagaaactctGGCTAGAGCAGCTGCTACAACTCATTCAGAAGAAAAACAGCCTAGTATCTGAAGAGGCTGAGCTCATGATTAC GGTTCAGGAACTGGACCTGGAAGAGAAACAGTGGCAGCTGGACCAGGAGCTGCGAGGCTACATGAATCGGGAAG AAACCCTGAAGACAGAGGCCGATCGTCAGTCCGAGGACCGGGTCCTGAGGAAGCTGTTGGATGTGGTGAACCAGCGGGATGCCCTCATCCGCTTCCAGGAGGAACGAAGGCTCAGTGAGATGGCTTCAGAAACGGGGGCCCAGGGCTAG
- the Mical1 gene encoding F-actin-monooxygenase MICAL1 isoform X2 has product MASTASTNPAHAHFESFVQAQLCRDVLSSFQGLCEALGLEPGGGLPQYHKIKAQLNYWSAKSLWAKLDKRASQPVYQQGQACANTKCLVVGAGPCGLRTAVELALLGARVVLVEKRTKFSRHNVLHLWPFTIHDLRALGAKKFYGRFCTGTLDHISIRQLQLLLLKVALLLGVEIHWGIAFTGLQPPPRKGSGWHAQFQPSPPAQLANYEFDVLISAAGGKFVPEGFTIREMRGKLAIGITVNFVNGRTVEETQVPEISGVARIYNQKFFQSLLKATGIDLENIVYYKDDTHYFVMTAKKQCLLRLGVLLQDLPETDQLLGSANVVPEALQRFARAAADFATHGKLGNLEFARDARGRPDVAAFDFTSMMRAESSARVQEKHGARLLLGLVGDCLVEPFWPLGTGVARGFLAAFDAAWMVKQWAKGAGPLEVLAERESLYQLLSQTSPENMHRNVAQYGLDPATRYPNLNLRAVTPNQVQDLYDVVDKEHVQRKGDKTDSGKAATGSAGTEELLRWCQKQTAGFPGVHVTDFSSSWADGRALCALVHRLQPGLLEPSELQGMGALEATAWALKVAEQELGVTPVLSAQAVVVGSDPLGLIAYLSHFHSAFKNMPHSSGPVSQAPSGTPNAILFLGKLQRTLQRTRAKVEAETPRTEEPPVSEPSVPPSLPSEHQEAGAEDLCELCGKHLYILERFCVDGHFFHRGCFRCHTCEVTLWPGGYRQHPGDGHFYCLQHLPQEGQKEADSDGSPENQELPTPDDHSMQPGPSPPVSPVERVSPVPSPSQPTRRLIRLSSLERLRLSSLAIIPDPGTEPPPKPPRSCSALARQALEGSFVGWGVPVQAPQVPEATEVEESPFSSEEEEEEEEEMPLEPDLEQTLLTIAKNSGTMTKYPTWYRTLMRRAKEEEMKRFCKAQAIQRRLHEIEAAMRDLETEGTKLELALRRQSSSPEQQKKLWLEQLLQLIQKKNSLVSEEAELMITVQELDLEEKQWQLDQELRGYMNREETLKTEADRQSEDRVLRKLLDVVNQRDALIRFQEERRLSEMASETGAQG; this is encoded by the exons ATGGCTTCAACAGCCTCCACCAACCCAGCACATGCCCACTTCGAGAGCTTTGTGCAGGCACAGCTGTGCCGGGATGTGTTGAGCAGCTTTCAGGGGCTCTGTGAAGCCCTGGGACTGGAGCCCGGAGGAGGATTACCTCAGTACCACAAGATCAAGGCCCAACTCAACTACTGGAGTGCCAAGTCACTGTGGGCCAAGTTGGACAAGAGAGCAAGCCAGCCTGTGTACCAGCAAGGCCAGGCCTGTGCCAACACCAAG TGCCTGGTGGTAGGTGCTGGGCCTTGTGGGCTTCGAACTGCTGTGGAGCTGGCACTGTTAGGTGCCCGAGTGGTGCTTGTGGAAAAGCGTACCAAGTTCTCTCGGCACAATGTGCTGCACCTCTGGCCCTTCACCATCCATGACCTTCGGGCGCTTGGGGCCAAGAAGTTCTATGGGCGCTTCTGTACCGGTACCCTGGACCACATTA GCATCCGACAGCTTCAGCTACTTCTACTGAAGGTGGCGTTATTGTTGGGGGTGGAAATTCACTGGGGCATTGCTTTCACTGGCCTCCAGCCCCCTCCCAGGAAGG GGAGTGGCTGGCATGCCCAGTTCCAGCCCAGTCCCCCAGCCCAACTGGCCAACTATGAATTTGATGTCCTCATCTCAGCTGCAGGGGGTAAATTTGTCCCTGAAG GCTTCACCATCCGAGAGATGCGTGGCAAACTGGCTATTGGCATTACAGTCAACTTTGTGAATGGGCGTACAGTGGAGGAGACACAGGTGCCAGAAATCAGTGGTGTAGCCCGGATCTACAACCAAAAATTCTTCCAGAGCCTTCTCAAAGCCACAG GGATTGATCTGGAGAACATTGTGTACTACAAGGATGATACTCACTATTTTGTGATGACAGCCAAGAAGCAATGCCTGCTGAGGCTGGGGGTGCTGCTCCAG GACTTGCCAGAGACTGATCAGCTGCTGGGCAGTGCCAATGTGGTACCTGAGGCTCTGCAGCGCTTTGCCAGGGCAGCTGCTGATTTTGCCACACATGGCAAGCTTGGGAACCTGGAGTTTGCTCGGGATGCCCGTGGGCGGCCAGATGTGGCTGCCTTTGACTTCACAAGCATGATGCGGGCAGAGAGTTCTGCGCGTGTGCAAGAAAAGCATGGTGCCCGCCTACTGCTGGGGCTGGTGGGAGACTGTCTGGTGGAG cccttctggcctctgggcactGGAGTGGCCCGGGGCTTTTTGGCAGCCTTCGATGCAGCCTGGATGGTGAAGCAGTGGGCAAAGGGTGCTGGGCCTCTAGAGGTGCTAGCTGAACG TGAGAGCTTGTACCAGCTTCTGTCACAAACGTCCCCAGAGAATATGCATCGAAATGTAGCCCAGTATGGGTTGGACCCTGCCACCCGATACCCCAACCTGAACCTCCGGGCTGTAACCCCCAATCAG GTACAAGACCTGTATGACGTGGTGGACAAGGAGCATGTGCAGAGGAAGGGTGACAAGACCGACTCAGGGAAGGCAGCCACAG GGTCAGCAGGCACTGAGGAGCTCCTGCGCTGGTGCCAGAAGCAGACAGCTGGGTTTCCTGGAGTCCATGTCACGGACTTTTCTTCCTCCTGGGCTGATGGACGAGCTCTGTGTGCCCTGGTGCACCGCCTACAGCCTGGCCTGCT GGAACCCTCAGAGCTGCAGGGCATGGGAGCTCTAGAAGCCACCGCCTGGGCACTGAAGGTAGCAGAACAAGAGCTGGGCGTCACCCCAGTGCTATCCGCACAGGCAGTAGTGGTAGGCAGTGACCCACTGGGCCTCATTGCCTACCTCAGCCACTTCCACAGTGCCTTCAAGAACATGCCCCACAGCTCAG GCCCTGTCAGCCAGGCTCCTTCTGGGACCCCCAATGCTATACTTTTCCTTGGTAAACTGCAGAGGACCCTACAACGGACCCGGGCCAAG GTAGAGGCTGAGACTCCACGTACTGAGGAGCCCCCTGTCTCTGAGCCCAGTGTACCCCCATCACTGCCATCTGAACACCAGGAG GCTGGGGCAGAGGATTTGTGTGAACTTTGTGGGAAACACCTCTACATCCTGGAACGCTTCTGTGTGGATGGCCATTTCTTCCACCGGGGCTGCTTCCGCTGCCATACCTGTGAGGTCACATTGTGGCCAGGTGGCTATAGGCAACATCCAGGAGATG gACATTTCTACTGTCTCCAGCACCTGCCCCAGGAGGGCCAAAAGGAGGCTGACAGCGATGGAAGTCCAGAGAACCAG GAGCTCCCTACACCAGATGACCACAGCATGCAGCCAGGCCCCTCACCTCCTGTATCTCCTGTGGAGAGGGTCAGCCCTGTCCCAAGCCCCAGCCAGCCTACCCGTCGGCTGATCCGCCTCTCCAGTTTAGAACGCCTGCGGCTGTCCTCCTTGGCCATTATCCCTGACCCAGGAACAGAGCCTCCACCCAAGCCCCCACGAAGCTGCTCTGCCTTGGCCCGCCAGGCTCTGGAGGGCAGTTTTGTGGGTTGGGGTGTGCCAGTCCAAGCGCCACAAG TTCCTGAGGCCACAGAGGTGGAAGAAAGTCCCTTTTccagtgaggaagaggaggaggaagaggaagaaatgccTTTGGAGCCAGACTTAGAGCAG ACTCTACTGACCATTGCTAAGAACTCAGGCACCATGACTAAGTACCCGACATGGTATCGAACCCTCATGCGCCGAGCCAAAGAGGAGGAGATGAAGAGGTTTTGCAAGGCCCAG GCCATCCAGCGAAGACTACATGAGATTGAGGCTGCTATGCGGGACCTGGAGACGGAAGGCACAAAGCTGGAGCTGGCCTTGAGGAGACAGAGCA GCTCTCcagaacagcaaaagaaactctGGCTAGAGCAGCTGCTACAACTCATTCAGAAGAAAAACAGCCTAGTATCTGAAGAGGCTGAGCTCATGATTAC GGTTCAGGAACTGGACCTGGAAGAGAAACAGTGGCAGCTGGACCAGGAGCTGCGAGGCTACATGAATCGGGAAG AAACCCTGAAGACAGAGGCCGATCGTCAGTCCGAGGACCGGGTCCTGAGGAAGCTGTTGGATGTGGTGAACCAGCGGGATGCCCTCATCCGCTTCCAGGAGGAACGAAGGCTCAGTGAGATGGCTTCAGAAACGGGGGCCCAGGGCTAG
- the Mical1 gene encoding F-actin-monooxygenase MICAL1 isoform X3: MCCTSGPSPSMTFGRLGPRSSMGASVPVPWTTLVRTSWWPSGIRQLQLLLLKVALLLGVEIHWGIAFTGLQPPPRKGSGWHAQFQPSPPAQLANYEFDVLISAAGGKFVPEGFTIREMRGKLAIGITVNFVNGRTVEETQVPEISGVARIYNQKFFQSLLKATGIDLENIVYYKDDTHYFVMTAKKQCLLRLGVLLQDLPETDQLLGSANVVPEALQRFARAAADFATHGKLGNLEFARDARGRPDVAAFDFTSMMRAESSARVQEKHGARLLLGLVGDCLVEPFWPLGTGVARGFLAAFDAAWMVKQWAKGAGPLEVLAERESLYQLLSQTSPENMHRNVAQYGLDPATRYPNLNLRAVTPNQVQDLYDVVDKEHVQRKGDKTDSGKAATGSAGTEELLRWCQKQTAGFPGVHVTDFSSSWADGRALCALVHRLQPGLLEPSELQGMGALEATAWALKVAEQELGVTPVLSAQAVVVGSDPLGLIAYLSHFHSAFKNMPHSSAGPVSQAPSGTPNAILFLGKLQRTLQRTRAKVEAETPRTEEPPVSEPSVPPSLPSEHQEAGAEDLCELCGKHLYILERFCVDGHFFHRGCFRCHTCEVTLWPGGYRQHPGDGHFYCLQHLPQEGQKEADSDGSPENQELPTPDDHSMQPGPSPPVSPVERVSPVPSPSQPTRRLIRLSSLERLRLSSLAIIPDPGTEPPPKPPRSCSALARQALEGSFVGWGVPVQAPQVPEATEVEESPFSSEEEEEEEEEMPLEPDLEQTLLTIAKNSGTMTKYPTWYRTLMRRAKEEEMKRFCKAQAIQRRLHEIEAAMRDLETEGTKLELALRRQSSSPEQQKKLWLEQLLQLIQKKNSLVSEEAELMITVQELDLEEKQWQLDQELRGYMNREETLKTEADRQSEDRVLRKLLDVVNQRDALIRFQEERRLSEMASETGAQG; encoded by the exons ATGTGCTGCACCTCTGGCCCTTCACCATCCATGACCTTCGGGCGCTTGGGGCCAAGAAGTTCTATGGGCGCTTCTGTACCGGTACCCTGGACCACATTAGTAAGAACTTCATGGTGGCCTTCGG GCATCCGACAGCTTCAGCTACTTCTACTGAAGGTGGCGTTATTGTTGGGGGTGGAAATTCACTGGGGCATTGCTTTCACTGGCCTCCAGCCCCCTCCCAGGAAGG GGAGTGGCTGGCATGCCCAGTTCCAGCCCAGTCCCCCAGCCCAACTGGCCAACTATGAATTTGATGTCCTCATCTCAGCTGCAGGGGGTAAATTTGTCCCTGAAG GCTTCACCATCCGAGAGATGCGTGGCAAACTGGCTATTGGCATTACAGTCAACTTTGTGAATGGGCGTACAGTGGAGGAGACACAGGTGCCAGAAATCAGTGGTGTAGCCCGGATCTACAACCAAAAATTCTTCCAGAGCCTTCTCAAAGCCACAG GGATTGATCTGGAGAACATTGTGTACTACAAGGATGATACTCACTATTTTGTGATGACAGCCAAGAAGCAATGCCTGCTGAGGCTGGGGGTGCTGCTCCAG GACTTGCCAGAGACTGATCAGCTGCTGGGCAGTGCCAATGTGGTACCTGAGGCTCTGCAGCGCTTTGCCAGGGCAGCTGCTGATTTTGCCACACATGGCAAGCTTGGGAACCTGGAGTTTGCTCGGGATGCCCGTGGGCGGCCAGATGTGGCTGCCTTTGACTTCACAAGCATGATGCGGGCAGAGAGTTCTGCGCGTGTGCAAGAAAAGCATGGTGCCCGCCTACTGCTGGGGCTGGTGGGAGACTGTCTGGTGGAG cccttctggcctctgggcactGGAGTGGCCCGGGGCTTTTTGGCAGCCTTCGATGCAGCCTGGATGGTGAAGCAGTGGGCAAAGGGTGCTGGGCCTCTAGAGGTGCTAGCTGAACG TGAGAGCTTGTACCAGCTTCTGTCACAAACGTCCCCAGAGAATATGCATCGAAATGTAGCCCAGTATGGGTTGGACCCTGCCACCCGATACCCCAACCTGAACCTCCGGGCTGTAACCCCCAATCAG GTACAAGACCTGTATGACGTGGTGGACAAGGAGCATGTGCAGAGGAAGGGTGACAAGACCGACTCAGGGAAGGCAGCCACAG GGTCAGCAGGCACTGAGGAGCTCCTGCGCTGGTGCCAGAAGCAGACAGCTGGGTTTCCTGGAGTCCATGTCACGGACTTTTCTTCCTCCTGGGCTGATGGACGAGCTCTGTGTGCCCTGGTGCACCGCCTACAGCCTGGCCTGCT GGAACCCTCAGAGCTGCAGGGCATGGGAGCTCTAGAAGCCACCGCCTGGGCACTGAAGGTAGCAGAACAAGAGCTGGGCGTCACCCCAGTGCTATCCGCACAGGCAGTAGTGGTAGGCAGTGACCCACTGGGCCTCATTGCCTACCTCAGCCACTTCCACAGTGCCTTCAAGAACATGCCCCACAGCTCAG CAGGCCCTGTCAGCCAGGCTCCTTCTGGGACCCCCAATGCTATACTTTTCCTTGGTAAACTGCAGAGGACCCTACAACGGACCCGGGCCAAG GTAGAGGCTGAGACTCCACGTACTGAGGAGCCCCCTGTCTCTGAGCCCAGTGTACCCCCATCACTGCCATCTGAACACCAGGAG GCTGGGGCAGAGGATTTGTGTGAACTTTGTGGGAAACACCTCTACATCCTGGAACGCTTCTGTGTGGATGGCCATTTCTTCCACCGGGGCTGCTTCCGCTGCCATACCTGTGAGGTCACATTGTGGCCAGGTGGCTATAGGCAACATCCAGGAGATG gACATTTCTACTGTCTCCAGCACCTGCCCCAGGAGGGCCAAAAGGAGGCTGACAGCGATGGAAGTCCAGAGAACCAG GAGCTCCCTACACCAGATGACCACAGCATGCAGCCAGGCCCCTCACCTCCTGTATCTCCTGTGGAGAGGGTCAGCCCTGTCCCAAGCCCCAGCCAGCCTACCCGTCGGCTGATCCGCCTCTCCAGTTTAGAACGCCTGCGGCTGTCCTCCTTGGCCATTATCCCTGACCCAGGAACAGAGCCTCCACCCAAGCCCCCACGAAGCTGCTCTGCCTTGGCCCGCCAGGCTCTGGAGGGCAGTTTTGTGGGTTGGGGTGTGCCAGTCCAAGCGCCACAAG TTCCTGAGGCCACAGAGGTGGAAGAAAGTCCCTTTTccagtgaggaagaggaggaggaagaggaagaaatgccTTTGGAGCCAGACTTAGAGCAG ACTCTACTGACCATTGCTAAGAACTCAGGCACCATGACTAAGTACCCGACATGGTATCGAACCCTCATGCGCCGAGCCAAAGAGGAGGAGATGAAGAGGTTTTGCAAGGCCCAG GCCATCCAGCGAAGACTACATGAGATTGAGGCTGCTATGCGGGACCTGGAGACGGAAGGCACAAAGCTGGAGCTGGCCTTGAGGAGACAGAGCA GCTCTCcagaacagcaaaagaaactctGGCTAGAGCAGCTGCTACAACTCATTCAGAAGAAAAACAGCCTAGTATCTGAAGAGGCTGAGCTCATGATTAC GGTTCAGGAACTGGACCTGGAAGAGAAACAGTGGCAGCTGGACCAGGAGCTGCGAGGCTACATGAATCGGGAAG AAACCCTGAAGACAGAGGCCGATCGTCAGTCCGAGGACCGGGTCCTGAGGAAGCTGTTGGATGTGGTGAACCAGCGGGATGCCCTCATCCGCTTCCAGGAGGAACGAAGGCTCAGTGAGATGGCTTCAGAAACGGGGGCCCAGGGCTAG